In Bufo gargarizans isolate SCDJY-AF-19 chromosome 5, ASM1485885v1, whole genome shotgun sequence, the following are encoded in one genomic region:
- the ALG2 gene encoding alpha-1,3/1,6-mannosyltransferase ALG2 — MGPSVLFIHPDLGIGGAERLVVDAALALKSRGCQVQVWTAHYDVNHCFSETLDSGIPIRCCGDWLPRSIFGRFLALCAYIRMLFLAFYIVFLSGEQFDVVFCDQISACIPIFKLTRDRKRVLFYCHFPDQLLTSRISLVKKIYRAPIDWLEEKTTGMADCILVNSHFTAQIFKETFTSLSHMKPDVLYPSLNVSNFQSCAFDGLAGLVPTKRKIVFLSINRYERKKNLKLALKSLSTLRDKVSLQDWEKIHLVLAGGYDERVRENVEYYQELNELAIKYDISNHVSFLRSFSDKQKLNLLHNCTCILYTPSNEHFGIVPVEAMYMYCPVIAVNSGGPLESVVDNVTGFLCAPTHEAFSDAMEKFVKNPSLRTTVGKSGHGRVMEKFSSEAFSNQLYHYICRLVEWK; from the exons ATGGGACCCTCTGTGCTTTTCATTCATCCAGATCTTGGCATTGGAGGAGCTGAGAGACTTGTTGTTGATGCGGCACTTGCTCTTAAATCACGTGGTTGTCAAGTTCAAGTGTGGACAGCTCATTATGATGTAAATCATTGTTTCTCCGAGACATTGGATTCAGGCATCCCGATTAGATGCTGTGGAGATTGGCTTCCTCGAAGCATTTTTGGCAGATTCCTGGCTCTGTGTGCATACATTCGAATGCTGTTTCTGGCCTTCTACATAGTCTTTCTTAGTGGAGAACAATTTGATGTTGTGTTTTGTGACCAG ATCTCTGCTTGCATTCCAATTTTCAAACTGACCAGAGATAGGAAACGCGTTTTATTTTATTGCCATTTTCCCGACCAGCTACTTACTTCAAGAATATCATTGGTTAAAAAGATATATAGAGCTCCCATTGATTGGTTGGAAGAGAAGACCACGGGCATGGCAGACTGTATTCTAGTTAATAGTCATTTCACTGCACAAATCTTCAAAGAAACATTTACATCTTTATCTCATATGAAACCTGATGTTTTGTATCCATCCTTGAATGTTAGCAACTTCCAGTCTTGTGCTTTTGATGGTCTGGCTGGACTTGTACCTACAAAGAGAAAGATTGTATTTCTTTCAATCAACCGATATGAGAGAAAGAAAAATCTTAAACTTGCACTGAAATCTCTGTCTactcttcgtgacaaagtaagtTTGCAGGACTGGGAGAAGATTCATCTTGTCTTGGCTGGAGGATATGATGAGAGAGTAAGAGAAAATGTTGAGTATTATCAAGAACTAAATGAGCTGGCAATCAAGTATGACATTTCCAACCATGTGTCATTTTTAAGATCTTTTTCTGATAAACAAAAACTTAATCTTCTTCACAACTGCACATGTATATTGTATACTCCAAGCAATGAACATTTTGGAATTGTCCCTGTAGAAGCTATGTACATGTACTGTCCAGTAATAGCTGTTAACTCAGGTGGTCCCCTTGAATCTGTTGTCGATAATGTCACAGGGTTTTTATGCGCTCCTACACATGAAGCTTTTTCTGATGCAATGGAGAAGTTTGTTAAAAATCCTTCACTTAGGACAACAGTGGGAAAATCTGGGCATGGAAGAGTTATGGAAAAGTTTTCTTCTGAAGCTTTCTCAAATCAGTTGTATCATTACATCTGTAGGCTGGTAGAATGGAAATAA